One Dysidea avara chromosome 7, odDysAvar1.4, whole genome shotgun sequence genomic region harbors:
- the LOC136262175 gene encoding uncharacterized protein isoform X1, which translates to MGGDDWDPNEEYVTRCICGFTHDDGYMICCDGCSVWQHIECMQVDPNNVPDKYMCEHCEPRPTDKKRARLMQMKKREDISELEEEDDVSSDELHRVSRRKKRKVASSKQQPMVVEGKPQPANKRTKEDSKEPEKKKIRKRSVRTATALKAQPTTTNIQLEDTFMQDLWDISLSPWSDKYENIHQSRYTEQVKAIIALKSQQIKSEAISYSKEEYSSIEAKRPLAKFAVSEVRKRRRGIVTHTSLSMYELVMEYKGKFTLRNVVTAELGITGKFLWKSRPCPYVYCYEKIPGIDLCIDARQYGNLARFMRRSCTPNSELKHILINNELKIGVFASTSIKAGSEITLPFDFPYEQCDYPVDCACNQGMSCQVMRANFTIVNRMQLGRFLPVNDENHPYEDDNWSRSSTRSSEGLQQSSSSQLLQQRHWRNRDSSHSQSPPTTTSSLSTLLPESDSVDSDDDSVLMDHDTLSGSVSSLKKHKQHLCHEGRRKELTSKMLDGVEYRRGQQYNISPLHSSQLKIDSKKRFSGPQTAGHKVRLLPVTNKYHHQDSDGDLILSPPLLAPVPDHVLPSPPPVEMGFKVTPYLHPKFLIAKFPLPRKKVLLKKWKDEEINEKDHILNGSIHKSSGCELKGPLKKRWLKLYNHTGGSNGLSEIIVNSKKENHPLSLPCKKQALLKWKLTSPEQDTKQAVNEINLSTVVLSDGESCKDNLPGESMDVSSEDKKEGPASDVTVSSNDHILIEEEIGKEPEHAEDRNPTIDDNPNGESEPISEPTVTDAADTGLVDSEKPVSEKTTTDQDDVQVAAISSPKSPDPLVVPCDYNTSHDIDPRDVGDISSEKVTDQQQQPGDAKTSSGTDTPSQQGKRKKVSLLEYRNRARKSTDQQKSTDTPHSSGHSSPVSPNAPLLLLSNALTSLVSQMPASSLQSTLLGIGGSLSDNAISSFPEETVRENLTPLPQFEAISPGDSDNNWDTTPVHSQDEDSLGALPGGLALSSLMLGGSTNLSPYSPLPSQFHLHAQQWTMDDDKSHHTPSIEEQQKTTSRQNH; encoded by the exons ATGGGCGGTGACGATTGGGACCCGAACGAAGAATACGTCACCAGATGTATTTG TGGCTTCACGCACGATGATGGTTATATGATTTGCTGTGATGGGTGTAG CGTCTGGCAGCACATTGAATGCATGCAGGTGGACCCTAATAATGTCCCAGATAAGTACATGTGTGAGCACTGTGAGCCCCGGCCAACTGACAAGAAGAGAGCTAGGCTAATGCAAATGAAGAAGAGAGAGGACATATCAG AGCTGGAAGAGGAGGATGATGTTTCTTCTGATGAACTCCACAGGGTGTCTCGTAGGAAGAAACGGAAAGTTGCATCATCCAAG CAACAACCAATGGTGGTGGAAGGTAAACCACAGCCTGCTAACAAACGAACCAAGGAGGATAGTAAGGAACCTGAGAAGAAAAAGATCAGGAAACGTTCTGTCAGAACAGCAACTGCTTTGAAAGCTCAACCTACCACCACAA ATATACAGCTGGAAGATACCTTTATGCAGGACTTATGGGATATTTCTTTAAG TCCATGGTCTGATAAGTATGAGAACATCCATCAGAGTCGTTATACAGAACAAGTGAAGGCTATTATAGCTCTCAAATCACAGCAGATAAAATCTGAGGCTATTAGCTACTCTAAG GAAGagtacagcagtattgaggctAAGAGACCACTGGCAAAGTTTGCTGTGTCTGAAGTACGTAAACGAAGAAGGGGTATAGTAACTCACACCTCCTTGTCTATGTATGAGTTAGTCATGGAGTATAAG GGAAAATTTACTCTGAGAAATGTGGTTACGGCTGAATTGGGCATCACTGGCAAGTTTCTTTGGAAAAGCAG GCCTTGCCCTTACGTCTACTGCTATGAGAAGATTCCTGGTATTGATTTGTGCATTGATGCCAG gcaGTATGGAAATTTGGCTAGATTTATGAGGCGTTCTTGTACACCAAATTCTGAG TTGAAGCACATTTTGATCAACAATGAGCTCAAGATTGGTGTGTTTGCATCAACCTCAATCAAGGCTGGATCAGAGATCACTTTGCCGTTTGACTTTCCATATGAACAATG TGATTACCCAGTGGACTGTGCTTGTAACCAGGGAATGTCTTGTCAAGTAATGAGAGCTAATTTTACCATCGTCAATAGGATGCAGTTGGGACGATTTCTTCCAGTTAACGATGAGAACCACCC TTATGAAGATGACAATTGGAGTAGAAGCAGTACTCGATCCAGTGAGGGTCTGCAACAATCTTCATCTTCACAACTGCTACAACAGCGTCACTGGAGGAACAGAGACTCCTCTCACAGCCAGTCACCTCCTACTACCACCAGCTCATTGTCCACTCTGCTTCCAGAG AGTGACTCTGTTGATTCAGATGATGACAGTGTATTAATGGATCATGATACAT TATCAGGGTCTGTTTCCTCTTTGAAGAAACATAAGCAGCATTTGTGCCATGAGGGACGCAGGAAGGAACTGACATCAAAAATGTTAGATGGTGTAGAGTATCGACGAGGCCAACAATATAACATCTCTCCATTACACTCTTCCCAATTGAAAATTGATTCTAAAAAGAG GTTTTCTGGTCCTCAAACAGCAGGACATAAAGTCCGATTACTGCCTGTGACCAACAAATA TCATCATCAAGATAGTGACGGTGATCTGATATTGTCTCCACCTCTACTAGCTCCAGTTCCTGATCATGTCCTACCATCTCCACCCCCAGTTGAAATGGGATTCAAGGTTACTCCCTATCTGCATCCCAAGTTCCTAATCGCCAAATTTCCACTTCCCAGAAAGAAG GTTCTTCTTAAGAAGTGGAAAGATGAAGAAATTAATGAAAAGGACCACATTTTAAATGGCTCTATTCATAAATCCTCAGGCTGTGAACTTAAGGGACCATTGAAGAAG AGATGGCTGAAACTGTACAACCACACTGGAGGTTCTAATGGATTATCAGAGATTATTGTTAATAGTAAAAAAGAGAACCATCCCCTTTCAT TACCCTGTAAGAAACAAGCCTTGCTCAAATGGAAACTAACTAGTCCTGAACAGGACACAAAACAAGCTGTAAATGAAATCAATTTATCAACTGTTGTGTTAAGTGATGGTGAATCCTGTAAAGACAACCTACCAGGTGAATCTATGGATGTATCATCAGAAGATAAAAAAGAAGGACCTGCTTCTGATGTAACTGTTAGCAGCAATGATCATATACTGATAGAAGAAGAGATTGGGAAAGAACCAGAACATGCTGAAGATAGAAATCCAACTATAGATGATAATCCTAATGGAGAAAGTGAACCTATTTCTGAACCAACTGTTACCGATGCAGCTGACACTGGTCTGGTTGATTCAGAGAAACCTGTTTCAGAGAAGACAACTACTGATCAGGATGATGTACAGGTGGCAGCAATTTCATCTCCAAAATCACCAGACCCTTTAGTTGTACCATGTGACTATAACACTTCCCATGATATTGACCCACGTGATGTTGGCGATATCAGCAGTGAGAAAGTTACAGATCAACAACAACAGCCTGGTGATGCAAAGACAAGTAGTGGAACTGATACTCCATCTCAACAGGGAAAGCGGAAAAAG GTATCCTTGCTGGAGTACAGGAATAGAGCACGCAAGTCAACTGACCAACAGAAGTCAACCGATACACCACACTCATCTGGACACAGTTCACCGGTATCTCCAAATGCTCCTCTACTTCTTCTTTCTAATGCACTAACATCTCTCGTCTCACAAATGCCTGCATCATCTCTCCAATCCACACTGCTTGGTATTGGGGGCTCGCTGTCAGACAATGCCATTTCATCATTTCCTGAAGAAACTGTCAGGGAAAATCTAACACCACTACCTCAATTTGAAGCAATAAGCCCTGGGGACAGTGACAACAATTGGGACACCACTCCAGTACATTCTCAAGATG AGGACTCTCTTGGAGCCTTACCTGGTGGCTTAGCATTAAGTTCGCTAATGTTGGGAGGAAG TACAAACCTCTCTCCCTATTCCCCATTGCCATCACAGTTTCACTTACATGCGCAGCAATG GACAATGGATGATGATAAATCACACCACACTCCATCCATTGAG GAACAGCAGAAGACAACATCGAGACAGAATCATTAA
- the LOC136262202 gene encoding forkhead box protein N2-like produces the protein MAMADVQTMQITLPVKKVLAVPSSKRITNRISCPKPPGISSVRLTPLKDGGASTASADSDLTNLNWLQKPHVLNSLCSSLAENPSRVRAMRRMPVKKTSETKTNVPVNGERYDSDKAFDSILAVRNRRNGSGKMPTKPPLSFACMIFMAIESSPDRMLPVRDIYNWIMKKFPFFRTASPGWKNSVRHNLSLNKCFRKVEKSSRDSPSASPVSKGSCWAVDKEYRKSLLTALKRTPYHPYHQYFTPSSDSIIGFSGIEAISVASSKPFDTAEKEAAFTMCMISNTPDRNTTPVTPIILHAIELDHSYAKKPPKSRGLCLADVAAAASLLHFQNTLDETAGSPYSQHSDGRDSIESSDEELNEVDKDYDFSMESEDEFDMNDKAGSKLDNSLSDSGYVDASPQLLELAKHVTMEELGVNALLHLANSPALAANCNSNNSNTPNISPSSLEQFPPRFTSTPAKDSIQVLPIHPYINSQLP, from the exons ATGGCAATGGCTGACGTGCAGACGATGCAGATTACACTCCCTGTGAAGAAAGTATTGGCTGTTCCTTCATCAAAGAGAATCACCAACAGAATTAGCTGCCCGAAGCCGCCGGGAATCTCATCCGTTCGACTTACTCCGCTCAAAGACGGGGGAGCCTCGACGGCATCAGCTGACAGCGACCTTACGAATCTAAACTGGCTTCAAAAGCCTCATGTTCTTAATTCGCTGTGTAGCTCCTTGGCAGAGAACCCGTCAAGGGTTCGTGCCATGAGAAGAATGCCGGTGAAAAAGACTAGTGAAACGAAAACCAATGTGCCGGTAAATGGAGAGAGATATGACAGTGACAAAGCGTTTGATTCCATCCTGGCAGTCAGGAACAGAAGGAATGGTAGTGGTAAAATGCCAACAAAACCACCACTATCATTTGCTTGTATGATCTTCATGGCTATTGAGTCATCACCAGACCGAATGTTACCAGTCCGGGATATCTACAACTGGATCATGAAAAAGTTTCCATTCTTCAGAACTGCTTCACCAGGATGGAAGAACTCTGTGAGACACAATCTTTCACTAAACAAGTGTTTCAGAAAGGTGGAAAAATCATCCAGAGATTCA CCCAGTGCATCTCCAGTGAGTAAAGGAAGCTGTTGGGCTGTTGATAAGGAATATCGCAAGAGTTTGTTAACTGCTTTGAAGAGGACACCTTACCATCCCTACCATCAATACTTCACTCCTTCTTCTGATAGTATCATAG GCTTTTCGGGAATTGAAGCTATTTCTGTAGCAAGTTCCAAGCCTTTTG ACACAGCAGAAAAGGAAGCAGCTTTCACAATGTGTATGATCAGTAACACTCCAGATAGGAATACTACACCTGTCACTCCAA TTATTTTACATGCAATAGAACTAGACCACAGCTATGCCAAGAAACCTCCTAAAAGCAGAGG GCTTTGTTTGGCTgatgtagcagcagcagcatccCTGCTACACTTTCAGAATACACTAGATGAGACTGCTGGGTCCCCTTATAGCCAACATTCTGATGGTAGGGATAGTATTGAATCTTCAGATGAAGAATTGAATGAAGTTGACAAAGATTATGACTTTTCCATGGAATCTGAAGATGAATTTGACATGAATGACAAGGCTGGTAGCAAGTTGGATAACTCTTTATCAGATAGTGGCTATGTAGATGCATCTCCACAATTATTAGAGTTGGCTAAACATGTAACAATGGAAGAATTAGGAGTCAATGCATTACTTCATTTAGCTAACAGCCCTGCCTTGGCAGCTAACTGTAACAGCAATAATTCTAACACTCCCAACATTTCTCCATCTTCCTTGGAGCAGTTTCCTCCAAGATTTACATCCACTCCTGCAAAAGATTCAATACAGGTACTGCCTATTCATCCTTACATTAATTCACAGCTCCCATAG
- the LOC136262175 gene encoding uncharacterized protein isoform X2, translating into MGGDDWDPNEEYVTRCICGFTHDDGYMICCDGCSVWQHIECMQVDPNNVPDKYMCEHCEPRPTDKKRARLMQMKKREDISELEEEDDVSSDELHRVSRRKKRKVASSKQQPMVVEGKPQPANKRTKEDSKEPEKKKIRKRSVRTATALKAQPTTTNIQLEDTFMQDLWDISLSPWSDKYENIHQSRYTEQVKAIIALKSQQIKSEAISYSKEEYSSIEAKRPLAKFAVSEVRKRRRGIVTHTSLSMYELVMEYKGKFTLRNVVTAELGITGKFLWKSRPCPYVYCYEKIPGIDLCIDARQYGNLARFMRRSCTPNSELKHILINNELKIGVFASTSIKAGSEITLPFDFPYEQCDYPVDCACNQGMSCQVMRANFTIVNRMQLGRFLPVNDENHPYEDDNWSRSSTRSSEGLQQSSSSQLLQQRHWRNRDSSHSQSPPTTTSSLSTLLPESDSVDSDDDSVLMDHDTWSVSSLKKHKQHLCHEGRRKELTSKMLDGVEYRRGQQYNISPLHSSQLKIDSKKRFSGPQTAGHKVRLLPVTNKYHHQDSDGDLILSPPLLAPVPDHVLPSPPPVEMGFKVTPYLHPKFLIAKFPLPRKKVLLKKWKDEEINEKDHILNGSIHKSSGCELKGPLKKRWLKLYNHTGGSNGLSEIIVNSKKENHPLSLPCKKQALLKWKLTSPEQDTKQAVNEINLSTVVLSDGESCKDNLPGESMDVSSEDKKEGPASDVTVSSNDHILIEEEIGKEPEHAEDRNPTIDDNPNGESEPISEPTVTDAADTGLVDSEKPVSEKTTTDQDDVQVAAISSPKSPDPLVVPCDYNTSHDIDPRDVGDISSEKVTDQQQQPGDAKTSSGTDTPSQQGKRKKVSLLEYRNRARKSTDQQKSTDTPHSSGHSSPVSPNAPLLLLSNALTSLVSQMPASSLQSTLLGIGGSLSDNAISSFPEETVRENLTPLPQFEAISPGDSDNNWDTTPVHSQDEDSLGALPGGLALSSLMLGGSTNLSPYSPLPSQFHLHAQQWTMDDDKSHHTPSIEEQQKTTSRQNH; encoded by the exons ATGGGCGGTGACGATTGGGACCCGAACGAAGAATACGTCACCAGATGTATTTG TGGCTTCACGCACGATGATGGTTATATGATTTGCTGTGATGGGTGTAG CGTCTGGCAGCACATTGAATGCATGCAGGTGGACCCTAATAATGTCCCAGATAAGTACATGTGTGAGCACTGTGAGCCCCGGCCAACTGACAAGAAGAGAGCTAGGCTAATGCAAATGAAGAAGAGAGAGGACATATCAG AGCTGGAAGAGGAGGATGATGTTTCTTCTGATGAACTCCACAGGGTGTCTCGTAGGAAGAAACGGAAAGTTGCATCATCCAAG CAACAACCAATGGTGGTGGAAGGTAAACCACAGCCTGCTAACAAACGAACCAAGGAGGATAGTAAGGAACCTGAGAAGAAAAAGATCAGGAAACGTTCTGTCAGAACAGCAACTGCTTTGAAAGCTCAACCTACCACCACAA ATATACAGCTGGAAGATACCTTTATGCAGGACTTATGGGATATTTCTTTAAG TCCATGGTCTGATAAGTATGAGAACATCCATCAGAGTCGTTATACAGAACAAGTGAAGGCTATTATAGCTCTCAAATCACAGCAGATAAAATCTGAGGCTATTAGCTACTCTAAG GAAGagtacagcagtattgaggctAAGAGACCACTGGCAAAGTTTGCTGTGTCTGAAGTACGTAAACGAAGAAGGGGTATAGTAACTCACACCTCCTTGTCTATGTATGAGTTAGTCATGGAGTATAAG GGAAAATTTACTCTGAGAAATGTGGTTACGGCTGAATTGGGCATCACTGGCAAGTTTCTTTGGAAAAGCAG GCCTTGCCCTTACGTCTACTGCTATGAGAAGATTCCTGGTATTGATTTGTGCATTGATGCCAG gcaGTATGGAAATTTGGCTAGATTTATGAGGCGTTCTTGTACACCAAATTCTGAG TTGAAGCACATTTTGATCAACAATGAGCTCAAGATTGGTGTGTTTGCATCAACCTCAATCAAGGCTGGATCAGAGATCACTTTGCCGTTTGACTTTCCATATGAACAATG TGATTACCCAGTGGACTGTGCTTGTAACCAGGGAATGTCTTGTCAAGTAATGAGAGCTAATTTTACCATCGTCAATAGGATGCAGTTGGGACGATTTCTTCCAGTTAACGATGAGAACCACCC TTATGAAGATGACAATTGGAGTAGAAGCAGTACTCGATCCAGTGAGGGTCTGCAACAATCTTCATCTTCACAACTGCTACAACAGCGTCACTGGAGGAACAGAGACTCCTCTCACAGCCAGTCACCTCCTACTACCACCAGCTCATTGTCCACTCTGCTTCCAGAG AGTGACTCTGTTGATTCAGATGATGACAGTGTATTAATGGATCATGATACAT GGTCTGTTTCCTCTTTGAAGAAACATAAGCAGCATTTGTGCCATGAGGGACGCAGGAAGGAACTGACATCAAAAATGTTAGATGGTGTAGAGTATCGACGAGGCCAACAATATAACATCTCTCCATTACACTCTTCCCAATTGAAAATTGATTCTAAAAAGAG GTTTTCTGGTCCTCAAACAGCAGGACATAAAGTCCGATTACTGCCTGTGACCAACAAATA TCATCATCAAGATAGTGACGGTGATCTGATATTGTCTCCACCTCTACTAGCTCCAGTTCCTGATCATGTCCTACCATCTCCACCCCCAGTTGAAATGGGATTCAAGGTTACTCCCTATCTGCATCCCAAGTTCCTAATCGCCAAATTTCCACTTCCCAGAAAGAAG GTTCTTCTTAAGAAGTGGAAAGATGAAGAAATTAATGAAAAGGACCACATTTTAAATGGCTCTATTCATAAATCCTCAGGCTGTGAACTTAAGGGACCATTGAAGAAG AGATGGCTGAAACTGTACAACCACACTGGAGGTTCTAATGGATTATCAGAGATTATTGTTAATAGTAAAAAAGAGAACCATCCCCTTTCAT TACCCTGTAAGAAACAAGCCTTGCTCAAATGGAAACTAACTAGTCCTGAACAGGACACAAAACAAGCTGTAAATGAAATCAATTTATCAACTGTTGTGTTAAGTGATGGTGAATCCTGTAAAGACAACCTACCAGGTGAATCTATGGATGTATCATCAGAAGATAAAAAAGAAGGACCTGCTTCTGATGTAACTGTTAGCAGCAATGATCATATACTGATAGAAGAAGAGATTGGGAAAGAACCAGAACATGCTGAAGATAGAAATCCAACTATAGATGATAATCCTAATGGAGAAAGTGAACCTATTTCTGAACCAACTGTTACCGATGCAGCTGACACTGGTCTGGTTGATTCAGAGAAACCTGTTTCAGAGAAGACAACTACTGATCAGGATGATGTACAGGTGGCAGCAATTTCATCTCCAAAATCACCAGACCCTTTAGTTGTACCATGTGACTATAACACTTCCCATGATATTGACCCACGTGATGTTGGCGATATCAGCAGTGAGAAAGTTACAGATCAACAACAACAGCCTGGTGATGCAAAGACAAGTAGTGGAACTGATACTCCATCTCAACAGGGAAAGCGGAAAAAG GTATCCTTGCTGGAGTACAGGAATAGAGCACGCAAGTCAACTGACCAACAGAAGTCAACCGATACACCACACTCATCTGGACACAGTTCACCGGTATCTCCAAATGCTCCTCTACTTCTTCTTTCTAATGCACTAACATCTCTCGTCTCACAAATGCCTGCATCATCTCTCCAATCCACACTGCTTGGTATTGGGGGCTCGCTGTCAGACAATGCCATTTCATCATTTCCTGAAGAAACTGTCAGGGAAAATCTAACACCACTACCTCAATTTGAAGCAATAAGCCCTGGGGACAGTGACAACAATTGGGACACCACTCCAGTACATTCTCAAGATG AGGACTCTCTTGGAGCCTTACCTGGTGGCTTAGCATTAAGTTCGCTAATGTTGGGAGGAAG TACAAACCTCTCTCCCTATTCCCCATTGCCATCACAGTTTCACTTACATGCGCAGCAATG GACAATGGATGATGATAAATCACACCACACTCCATCCATTGAG GAACAGCAGAAGACAACATCGAGACAGAATCATTAA
- the LOC136262207 gene encoding ubiquitin thioesterase trabid-like isoform X1 yields MIVFLFVPTSGMQRLAALKVPSLVKTMSSTAPDTADAIRSAVTGALMQNANGLFCFERIVETTFVLPWDLNPTVEPEKISVKIRDGIRNELMDLDTLNHLETSQVINWSSLIMWQWKDANSSWSSTDVDIANQLEKIYVSSASQASVVMTFGQLQIDLVAKKVFNPINNLLLDCRRLAFSPIIPLKTEHDQFSLFHAASLGFWGVHDRTSLLQNAVVFTLTDSKAQIMFYSRWHNDYQQSTPPSPTKGFPQWEQAKMNLEGTPQLHIFTLANIVQRPIIVYAHPDSPVGGIYLPLLWVTPENQYPCDQHPELKTPLSLAYNAINHHFTPLVTFRGPKGPCPVLLPLAYASGKVFKIHYLNDKETQVDKTELLLKFLSLDILTDLSRNVPILTAVMDIPELPDAIDSLVKSYQSRFL; encoded by the exons ATGATTGTCTTCCTTTTTGTGCCCACTTCAGGAATGCAGCGTCTGGCAGCACTCAAAGTACCCAGCCTTGTAAAGACCATGTCGTCTACGGCTCCAGATACGGCTGATGCCATCCGCTCAGCCGTAACCGGGGCCCTGATGCAGAACGCAAATGGATTGTTTTGTTTTGAGCGTATAGTAGAGACAACTTTCGTACTTCCCTGGGATTTGAATCCGACCGTGGAGCCGGAGAAAATTAGTGTGAAGATAAGAGATGGGATTAGAAATGAACTCatggatctagatactctaaacCACCTAGAAACATCGCAGGTCATCAACTGGAGCTCTCTAATTATGTGGCAATGGAAGGACGCGAATTCTAGCTGGTCTTCAACGGATGTTGACATAGCTAACCAATTAGAGAAGATTTATGTCTCCTCAGCTAGCCAAGCCAGTGTGGTAATGACATTTGGACAACTGCAGATTGACTTAGTAGCTAAGAAGGTGTTCAACCCTATCAATAATTTGTTGCTGGACTGTAGGAGACTAGCCTTCAGTCCAATAATTCCATTGAAG ACAGAGCACGATCAGTTTTCCCTATTTCATGCGGCTTCACTTGGTTTCTGGGGTGTTCATGATCGAACTTCTCTGCTACAAAATGCTGTTGTTTTTACGTTGACGGACAGCAAGGCACAAATCATGTTTTACAGTAGATGGCACAATGACTACCAGCAGTCAACACCACCTAGCCCCACAAAG GGTTTTCCTCAGTGGGAACAAGCCAAAATGAATTTGGAGGGAACACCCCAGCTGCACATATTCACACTAGCTAATATTGTCCAAAGACCCATCATAGTGTATGCTCATCCTGATTCACCTGTTGG TGGGATCTATTTGCCACTACTCTGGGTCACACCAGAAAACCAATACCCTTGTGATCAGCATCCTGAGTTAAAGACTCCCCTTTCACTGGCTTACAATG CCATAAATCATCATTTCACACCACTAGTAACATTCAGGGGCCCCAAG GGGCCTTGTCCAGTGTTGTTACCTCTTGCGTATGCTAGTGGTAAAGTTTTTAAGATACATTATCTCAATGACAAAGAA ACACAGGTGGATAAAACTGAGTTGCTACTGAAATTTTTGTCATTAGATATCTTAACTGATCTCAGTCGGA ATGTACCAATACTGACTGCAGTTATGGACATCCCTGAGTTACCAGATGCAATAGATTCCCTTGTCAAGAGTTATCAAAGTAGATTTTTATAA
- the LOC136262207 gene encoding ubiquitin thioesterase trabid-like isoform X2 yields the protein MQRLAALKVPSLVKTMSSTAPDTADAIRSAVTGALMQNANGLFCFERIVETTFVLPWDLNPTVEPEKISVKIRDGIRNELMDLDTLNHLETSQVINWSSLIMWQWKDANSSWSSTDVDIANQLEKIYVSSASQASVVMTFGQLQIDLVAKKVFNPINNLLLDCRRLAFSPIIPLKTEHDQFSLFHAASLGFWGVHDRTSLLQNAVVFTLTDSKAQIMFYSRWHNDYQQSTPPSPTKGFPQWEQAKMNLEGTPQLHIFTLANIVQRPIIVYAHPDSPVGGIYLPLLWVTPENQYPCDQHPELKTPLSLAYNAINHHFTPLVTFRGPKGPCPVLLPLAYASGKVFKIHYLNDKETQVDKTELLLKFLSLDILTDLSRNVPILTAVMDIPELPDAIDSLVKSYQSRFL from the exons ATGCAGCGTCTGGCAGCACTCAAAGTACCCAGCCTTGTAAAGACCATGTCGTCTACGGCTCCAGATACGGCTGATGCCATCCGCTCAGCCGTAACCGGGGCCCTGATGCAGAACGCAAATGGATTGTTTTGTTTTGAGCGTATAGTAGAGACAACTTTCGTACTTCCCTGGGATTTGAATCCGACCGTGGAGCCGGAGAAAATTAGTGTGAAGATAAGAGATGGGATTAGAAATGAACTCatggatctagatactctaaacCACCTAGAAACATCGCAGGTCATCAACTGGAGCTCTCTAATTATGTGGCAATGGAAGGACGCGAATTCTAGCTGGTCTTCAACGGATGTTGACATAGCTAACCAATTAGAGAAGATTTATGTCTCCTCAGCTAGCCAAGCCAGTGTGGTAATGACATTTGGACAACTGCAGATTGACTTAGTAGCTAAGAAGGTGTTCAACCCTATCAATAATTTGTTGCTGGACTGTAGGAGACTAGCCTTCAGTCCAATAATTCCATTGAAG ACAGAGCACGATCAGTTTTCCCTATTTCATGCGGCTTCACTTGGTTTCTGGGGTGTTCATGATCGAACTTCTCTGCTACAAAATGCTGTTGTTTTTACGTTGACGGACAGCAAGGCACAAATCATGTTTTACAGTAGATGGCACAATGACTACCAGCAGTCAACACCACCTAGCCCCACAAAG GGTTTTCCTCAGTGGGAACAAGCCAAAATGAATTTGGAGGGAACACCCCAGCTGCACATATTCACACTAGCTAATATTGTCCAAAGACCCATCATAGTGTATGCTCATCCTGATTCACCTGTTGG TGGGATCTATTTGCCACTACTCTGGGTCACACCAGAAAACCAATACCCTTGTGATCAGCATCCTGAGTTAAAGACTCCCCTTTCACTGGCTTACAATG CCATAAATCATCATTTCACACCACTAGTAACATTCAGGGGCCCCAAG GGGCCTTGTCCAGTGTTGTTACCTCTTGCGTATGCTAGTGGTAAAGTTTTTAAGATACATTATCTCAATGACAAAGAA ACACAGGTGGATAAAACTGAGTTGCTACTGAAATTTTTGTCATTAGATATCTTAACTGATCTCAGTCGGA ATGTACCAATACTGACTGCAGTTATGGACATCCCTGAGTTACCAGATGCAATAGATTCCCTTGTCAAGAGTTATCAAAGTAGATTTTTATAA